One genomic segment of Pedobacter endophyticus includes these proteins:
- a CDS encoding CheR family methyltransferase has protein sequence MGKSKVKNNKEPLNPVEQLQQKPSEFLIVGIGASAGGIQALQEFFRGVPEDSGMAYVVILHLSPDHDSQLAAILQQETKIRVTQVTSRTTIEANHLYVVPPDRHLTMQDGEIAVSPNLNIEERRAPVDIFFRSLADQHGPRAVCIVLSGTGANGSMGLKRIKERGGACFVQNPREAEFNEMPRHAIATELIDEVLNVAEIPAHIIAYRENGRNVRISEESGNRSETQKETLHEIFTQLRIRTGHDFSNYKQATLLRRIERRINVYNLPDLSSYLAYLQEHEEETRALLKDLLISVTNFFRDGKAFSYLEQEVIPSIFLGKTSGDQVRIWVAGCATGEEAYSLAMLCAEHAIRTHDAPKIQIFATDIDEAAIATAREGLYTLNDAADVSPERLRQFFTHDGDGYRARREIREMILFANHNFLKDPPFSKLDLVTCRNVLIYLNSTAQERVIETFHFALRAKKFLFLGTSESVDAANDLYTTFNRDSHIFQTREVAARTYPVPDSIPQLKPRTNLINKSDDQGTFTKRVSYGELHQKMLEQYAPPSLVINQDYEIVHMSERAGKYLEFAGGEPTKNLLKLIRPEIRLEIRATLYQAIQNKSSVELRNIKLSINGEAQSLNIHVRPVMEESDPERGFILLLFLPSEEVSRESKTLMVSAEEPMARQLEEELIGLKTQLRNSIEQYEYQAEELKASNEELQAMNEELRSAAEELETSKEELQSINEELRTVNQELKVKIEETSISSNNLQNLVNSANVGTIFLDRTFAIRLFTPAVLEIFNLKSGDYGRPVTDITNKLQNDNLLQDAEMVLKTLNAVEREVNTIDGRLYMMRLLPYRTSEDRINGVVITFFDITSRRTSEEALKISEERNRLLIESAKDYAIFTINNNREVISWSSGAELILGYTETEMLGKLEDIIFVGEDREAGVAEKELIQAEESGRAENEGWHLRKDGSRFWGSGTTQPLRDIKGDIIGYVKIMRDLTTQRELLEELRLSEENYRIELEKEVEIRTRELKESKEQYSTLIGNTPDVITRWDKNLKLVFANAAFERKMGAGIDVLLNKTNSDLGLPDSFVLPYTQSLVKAFETGQTVEHFSSSQTAGGESYFYSRLTPERNPDGELVSVLAIERDITDLKSSAIALKSNRDLLQSILDNSFISMSVLNAVRDERGNILDFEIMLTNRELNKETGRNDLVGKRYAHEYPGIRIAGLFRIMERVMETGIAEGMEYFYPHEGFSKWYSCMFSKIDDGLVATNMDITERKLAEEDLKNSEEQFRMFVMASSDLIYHMNADWTEMYAMQSDSFLSNTPSPAHEWLIHYIPAEEHQKVKAVIDEAIMHKRLFELEHRVLLANGRIGWANSRAVPLLDDHGEIIEWFGVASDITAQRISEDERDKNYLLLQQSEEVATTGTWVYDLQSRELSWSEGMYRLFNVDKELAIKPDIYLAYAIQDCKEAAARVVSDITNGTDKLEETLTILVGESEKKLRIKATLIKDGAGQVIRILGVDMDITASFKAEERLRQFEAEQQLQIFQVTLRTQEEERRRISESLHNGLGQLLYSTRLAINYLTVENATEKPDKFNESKEYTTSLLTDSIKATRRISHELMPTVLAEFGLSAAIKDVCEQLTSEVRFDCRVLVETVQLDNYVELAIFRTAQELMVNVVKHARATRAKVKIVAQVDEVLIEVRDNGVGVDQNIQDKPGIGLASIRNKADLLKGKVKISSTPGKGTKVEVRLPLKFAKSK, from the coding sequence ATGGGAAAAAGCAAAGTAAAAAATAACAAAGAACCGCTCAACCCTGTTGAGCAGCTACAGCAGAAACCGTCGGAATTTTTAATTGTTGGTATCGGAGCATCGGCTGGCGGTATTCAGGCACTGCAGGAATTTTTTCGCGGTGTACCGGAAGATTCCGGCATGGCTTATGTTGTTATTCTTCACCTTTCACCAGACCATGACAGTCAACTCGCTGCAATACTCCAACAGGAAACCAAAATTAGGGTCACTCAGGTTACCTCCAGGACTACAATCGAAGCTAACCACCTCTACGTTGTACCTCCCGATCGTCACCTCACCATGCAAGATGGTGAGATCGCTGTCTCTCCTAACCTAAATATCGAGGAACGCCGTGCACCGGTGGATATATTCTTTCGTTCGCTTGCCGATCAGCATGGCCCAAGAGCCGTCTGCATTGTTTTATCCGGTACCGGGGCAAATGGATCGATGGGGCTGAAACGGATAAAAGAACGTGGAGGCGCCTGTTTCGTGCAGAATCCACGTGAGGCTGAGTTTAATGAAATGCCCAGGCATGCTATTGCCACTGAGCTGATCGACGAGGTATTGAATGTCGCTGAAATCCCGGCCCATATTATTGCGTACCGTGAAAACGGACGCAATGTGAGAATAAGCGAAGAGTCAGGGAATCGGTCAGAAACGCAGAAAGAAACCCTGCATGAAATCTTCACGCAGCTGCGAATCCGTACCGGACATGACTTTTCCAATTACAAACAGGCAACCCTGCTCCGCCGCATCGAGCGAAGAATCAATGTATATAACCTTCCGGACCTAAGCTCCTATCTAGCTTATTTGCAAGAGCATGAGGAAGAGACCCGAGCCTTATTAAAAGACCTTCTGATCTCGGTTACCAATTTCTTCAGGGATGGAAAGGCTTTCAGCTATCTCGAACAGGAAGTTATCCCTTCAATCTTTCTGGGCAAAACATCGGGTGACCAGGTAAGGATTTGGGTGGCAGGATGCGCCACCGGTGAGGAGGCCTATTCTCTTGCCATGCTTTGTGCTGAACATGCGATAAGAACCCATGATGCGCCGAAAATACAGATCTTTGCTACCGACATCGACGAAGCAGCTATCGCCACCGCCCGTGAAGGCCTGTACACATTGAATGATGCCGCTGATGTATCCCCTGAAAGACTGAGGCAATTTTTTACCCATGATGGAGATGGCTACCGTGCGAGAAGGGAGATCCGGGAGATGATCCTTTTCGCCAATCACAATTTTTTGAAAGATCCTCCCTTTTCCAAACTGGATCTGGTGACCTGTCGCAACGTGCTGATATACCTCAACAGCACTGCTCAGGAACGTGTCATTGAAACTTTCCATTTTGCACTGAGGGCCAAAAAATTTCTTTTCCTCGGCACCTCGGAATCTGTGGATGCTGCAAATGATTTATACACGACCTTTAACCGTGATAGTCATATATTCCAGACTAGAGAAGTTGCCGCCAGAACTTACCCTGTCCCGGACTCCATACCGCAGTTAAAACCAAGAACGAATCTGATAAATAAGTCTGATGATCAGGGGACATTCACAAAGCGTGTTTCATATGGCGAGCTCCACCAAAAAATGCTCGAGCAGTATGCGCCTCCCTCACTGGTAATCAATCAGGATTATGAGATTGTTCATATGAGCGAAAGGGCAGGCAAATACCTGGAATTTGCCGGAGGTGAACCCACAAAAAACCTTTTGAAATTAATCCGCCCCGAAATCAGGCTGGAAATCCGGGCGACGCTTTATCAGGCCATCCAGAATAAGAGCTCAGTTGAATTGAGGAATATCAAACTTTCGATTAACGGGGAAGCGCAATCGTTGAATATTCACGTTCGCCCTGTGATGGAAGAATCTGATCCTGAAAGGGGCTTCATCCTTCTGCTTTTTTTACCATCAGAAGAAGTTTCCCGGGAAAGCAAAACGCTAATGGTAAGTGCTGAGGAACCAATGGCCAGGCAGCTTGAGGAGGAGCTTATAGGACTTAAGACCCAGCTAAGGAATTCCATTGAGCAGTATGAATATCAGGCAGAGGAGCTCAAGGCCTCGAATGAAGAGTTGCAGGCGATGAATGAAGAGCTGCGTTCAGCTGCCGAAGAACTTGAAACCAGTAAAGAGGAATTGCAATCCATCAACGAGGAACTCCGTACGGTAAACCAGGAACTAAAGGTCAAGATTGAGGAAACCAGCATCTCCAGCAATAATCTTCAAAACCTGGTTAATTCTGCCAATGTCGGAACGATATTTCTTGACCGGACTTTTGCCATCCGCCTGTTTACTCCGGCTGTTCTGGAGATATTTAACCTAAAATCCGGAGACTATGGCCGGCCCGTTACCGATATTACCAACAAACTACAAAACGATAATCTCCTTCAGGACGCAGAAATGGTTCTCAAAACGCTTAATGCAGTGGAGAGGGAGGTTAACACTATCGATGGCCGTCTATATATGATGCGCCTTCTTCCCTATAGAACCTCCGAGGACCGGATCAATGGAGTTGTGATTACCTTTTTTGACATTACCTCGCGCAGGACTTCGGAAGAAGCGTTAAAAATATCCGAAGAACGCAATCGCTTATTGATCGAAAGTGCAAAAGATTATGCGATATTCACCATAAATAATAACAGGGAGGTCATCAGCTGGAGTAGTGGTGCCGAGCTTATCCTGGGCTATACCGAAACAGAAATGTTGGGTAAACTTGAAGATATTATTTTTGTTGGTGAAGACAGAGAGGCCGGTGTGGCTGAAAAGGAATTAATCCAGGCAGAGGAAAGTGGTCGTGCGGAAAACGAGGGTTGGCATTTGCGAAAAGATGGCTCGAGGTTCTGGGGCTCGGGAACCACCCAGCCATTAAGGGACATTAAAGGTGATATAATTGGTTATGTTAAGATCATGCGCGACCTTACCACCCAACGGGAACTTTTGGAAGAACTTCGCCTATCTGAGGAAAATTACCGCATTGAGCTCGAGAAAGAGGTTGAAATCAGAACCAGGGAGTTAAAGGAAAGTAAGGAGCAGTATTCCACACTAATTGGTAATACCCCTGATGTGATCACCCGGTGGGACAAGAACCTTAAACTTGTTTTCGCCAACGCCGCTTTTGAAAGGAAGATGGGTGCGGGTATCGATGTCCTTCTCAATAAGACGAATAGTGACTTGGGACTTCCCGATTCCTTTGTTTTGCCTTATACACAAAGCCTTGTAAAGGCATTCGAAACAGGGCAAACGGTTGAACATTTCAGTTCTTCTCAAACAGCAGGAGGTGAGTCCTACTTCTATTCCAGATTGACTCCGGAAAGAAATCCCGATGGGGAACTGGTGAGTGTACTGGCTATTGAAAGGGATATTACGGACCTCAAAAGTTCCGCAATAGCGCTTAAAAGCAACCGTGACCTGCTTCAGTCCATTCTGGACAACAGCTTTATTTCCATGTCAGTTCTGAACGCTGTAAGGGATGAGCGGGGAAACATCTTGGATTTTGAAATCATGCTGACCAATCGCGAATTAAATAAGGAAACCGGCCGCAACGACCTGGTGGGCAAACGTTACGCCCATGAATATCCGGGCATCAGAATTGCCGGATTGTTCCGTATCATGGAACGTGTAATGGAGACGGGCATCGCTGAAGGAATGGAATATTTCTATCCCCACGAGGGATTCAGCAAATGGTATTCCTGTATGTTCTCGAAAATCGATGATGGCCTGGTTGCAACCAATATGGACATAACCGAACGCAAATTGGCCGAAGAAGACCTTAAAAATTCAGAAGAACAGTTCAGAATGTTTGTCATGGCAAGTTCAGACCTGATATATCATATGAATGCAGACTGGACAGAAATGTACGCCATGCAAAGTGACAGCTTTTTATCCAATACACCTTCGCCGGCTCACGAATGGTTGATACATTACATCCCCGCTGAAGAGCACCAGAAAGTCAAAGCGGTCATTGACGAGGCAATCATGCACAAACGTCTATTCGAGCTCGAGCACCGGGTCTTGCTTGCCAACGGACGGATAGGCTGGGCAAATTCAAGGGCAGTCCCGTTATTGGATGACCATGGGGAGATAATAGAATGGTTTGGTGTAGCTAGTGATATCACGGCACAAAGGATTTCGGAAGATGAACGTGACAAAAACTATCTGTTACTGCAACAGTCAGAGGAGGTTGCCACTACAGGTACCTGGGTATATGACTTACAAAGCAGAGAGTTAAGCTGGTCTGAGGGTATGTACCGGCTCTTTAACGTAGATAAAGAACTCGCTATCAAGCCAGATATATATCTTGCCTACGCTATACAAGACTGCAAGGAAGCCGCGGCACGCGTTGTTTCGGACATTACAAACGGCACGGATAAACTGGAGGAAACCCTGACCATTCTCGTGGGCGAATCAGAAAAAAAACTCAGGATCAAAGCTACATTGATCAAGGATGGTGCCGGACAGGTAATTAGGATACTTGGCGTTGACATGGATATAACCGCCAGTTTCAAAGCGGAGGAGCGTCTACGCCAATTTGAAGCAGAACAACAGCTGCAAATTTTTCAGGTTACCCTGCGCACACAGGAAGAAGAGCGAAGAAGAATCTCAGAAAGCCTTCACAATGGTCTGGGGCAACTTCTTTACAGTACCCGGCTTGCCATCAATTATTTAACGGTAGAAAACGCAACAGAAAAACCCGATAAGTTCAATGAATCAAAAGAATACACCACCTCATTGCTTACTGATTCGATTAAAGCGACCCGGCGCATTTCGCACGAGCTGATGCCAACTGTATTGGCTGAATTCGGGCTAAGTGCGGCAATCAAAGATGTTTGTGAGCAGCTCACCTCAGAGGTGAGGTTTGATTGCAGGGTTTTAGTGGAAACTGTTCAGCTGGACAATTATGTAGAACTGGCTATCTTCCGCACCGCGCAGGAGTTGATGGTGAATGTGGTCAAGCATGCCAGAGCGACCCGTGCAAAGGTAAAGATTGTAGCTCAAGTTGACGAGGTTCTGATTGAAGTCAGGGACAACGGTGTGGGTGTAGATCAGAATATTCAAGACAAACCGGGAATTGGTCTGGCCTCTATCCGCAACAAGGCTGATCTTTTAAAGGGGAAGGTCAAGATCAGTTCGACCCCCGGTAAAGGAACGAAGGTTGAGGTCCGGCTTCCGTTGAAATTTGCAAAGTCAAAATGA
- a CDS encoding chemotaxis protein CheB — protein sequence MIKRNIVVIGASTGGFEALKKIIKNLPSDFQASIFIVWHMSPDLRGILPDILNKLNSIHAANACDREPILPNRIYVAPPDYHLLIEDGCVRVTHGPKENRFRPAVDPLFRSAAYTYRNRVIGIILSGGLDDGTAGLWRIKSGGGMAIVQDPLDAEAPSMPESALREVNVDYCVPVDVMASLLVKLTNEDISEERPLIRDEKTRIEINIAAEKNAMENGSLDIGILSPYSCPECNGVLSKITDGKSFRFRCHTGHAYSANALMSSLSVKIEDSLYGAIRGMDESIMFLNQLGDHFAELNELQLAAVYFRKAIEIQERSVTIRNAVHSHEPLSPNTLMEELKNEY from the coding sequence ATGATAAAAAGGAACATTGTCGTGATTGGTGCATCCACTGGCGGATTCGAGGCATTAAAAAAAATAATCAAAAACCTGCCATCTGATTTCCAGGCTTCAATCTTCATTGTTTGGCACATGAGTCCGGATTTACGCGGTATTCTGCCCGATATTCTCAATAAGCTCAATTCGATCCACGCCGCAAATGCATGTGACAGAGAACCGATTTTGCCCAACAGGATATATGTAGCCCCACCGGACTACCACCTGCTGATTGAAGATGGCTGTGTACGGGTTACACATGGTCCTAAGGAGAATCGTTTCAGACCAGCGGTTGACCCTTTGTTCCGCAGTGCGGCATATACTTATCGAAACCGTGTGATCGGAATAATCCTCTCCGGCGGGCTCGATGATGGAACAGCCGGCCTCTGGCGAATAAAAAGCGGAGGCGGTATGGCAATTGTTCAGGATCCTCTGGATGCAGAAGCCCCCTCGATGCCCGAAAGCGCACTGAGGGAGGTAAATGTTGACTACTGTGTTCCCGTTGATGTCATGGCAAGCCTGCTGGTGAAGTTGACAAATGAAGATATTTCGGAAGAAAGACCGCTTATAAGGGATGAAAAAACCAGAATCGAAATTAATATAGCCGCAGAAAAAAATGCAATGGAAAACGGATCATTGGATATAGGTATCCTATCCCCATATTCCTGTCCTGAGTGCAACGGCGTGCTCTCCAAGATCACCGATGGGAAGAGCTTCAGATTCAGATGCCATACCGGCCATGCGTATTCAGCTAATGCGCTAATGTCGTCATTGAGCGTAAAGATTGAGGACAGTCTTTACGGAGCCATCAGGGGAATGGATGAGAGTATAATGTTTTTGAACCAGCTTGGTGACCATTTTGCCGAGCTCAATGAGCTCCAACTGGCAGCCGTTTATTTCCGTAAGGCAATAGAAATTCAGGAGCGTTCAGTGACGATACGCAATGCCGTACATAGCCATGAGCCCCTGAGCCCAAATACGCTCATGGAAGAATTAAAGAATGAATATTGA
- a CDS encoding fatty acid desaturase family protein — MKIKAKFPASTGANFYSELRKRVSSDFAERGVGINGNFLMWIKLIVFLTIFIALYLLILLSGMSVWALSILTLALGVVSAFIGFNICHDAIHGSFSESKRINRVLSMLFHLIGANPYVWNITHNIVHHTYTNIAGHDEDIEIAPGLIRVCRDEKLRPHQRFQHLYAFPLYGLASLSWVFRKDYKKFFQHTIGSRKNLHPRIEYFNLFFYKALYYFIFILLPVLYMDLSWWMVLSGFLLLHLAQGITMGLVFQLAHVVQGTEFPIADDTGNMKEAWAEHQIRTTANFAPHSALASFFLGGLNRQIEHHLFPKICHIHYGRISVIVKQTALDFGLPYHENKTFLSALRSHYVLLKELGNS; from the coding sequence ATGAAAATTAAAGCCAAGTTTCCAGCTTCAACAGGAGCGAATTTTTACTCTGAGTTAAGAAAGCGGGTCAGCAGTGATTTTGCAGAAAGGGGTGTTGGCATCAATGGAAATTTTTTGATGTGGATAAAGCTAATTGTATTCCTGACCATTTTTATCGCTCTGTATTTATTGATTCTCCTCTCCGGAATGAGTGTTTGGGCACTTTCAATACTTACATTGGCGCTGGGAGTAGTCTCCGCATTTATAGGCTTTAACATCTGTCACGATGCCATCCATGGATCTTTTTCCGAAAGTAAACGGATAAACCGGGTGTTGAGCATGCTTTTCCATCTAATAGGGGCAAATCCCTATGTCTGGAATATTACCCACAATATTGTACACCATACCTATACCAATATAGCCGGACATGATGAAGACATCGAAATCGCACCAGGATTGATAAGGGTATGCAGAGATGAAAAGCTTAGGCCACACCAGCGTTTTCAGCATCTCTATGCATTTCCATTATATGGTTTGGCTTCGCTTTCCTGGGTATTCAGGAAAGATTACAAGAAATTTTTCCAGCACACGATCGGGAGCAGAAAGAATTTACATCCAAGGATTGAGTATTTCAACCTCTTTTTTTACAAGGCGCTCTATTATTTTATTTTTATCCTCCTGCCTGTGTTGTATATGGATCTGTCCTGGTGGATGGTTCTAAGCGGATTTTTGTTACTTCATTTGGCCCAAGGGATAACTATGGGACTTGTTTTTCAGCTTGCCCATGTCGTCCAAGGTACTGAATTCCCTATTGCGGATGATACAGGCAATATGAAGGAGGCCTGGGCTGAACACCAGATCAGAACGACGGCAAATTTTGCGCCTCATTCCGCTCTGGCTTCATTTTTCCTTGGCGGTCTGAACAGGCAGATTGAGCATCATTTATTTCCGAAGATTTGCCACATACACTATGGCCGAATATCTGTGATCGTAAAACAGACTGCCTTGGATTTCGGGTTGCCCTATCATGAGAATAAGACTTTCCTAAGCGCACTTCGCTCACATTACGTCCTTTTAAAAGAACTGGGAAATTCCTGA
- a CDS encoding phosphoribosylpyrophosphate synthetase — translation MKESYGTLSQTINGLKKDGYPIDFSVLKDNLVCQGNVDTFAPEDFKIDKTFRFEGATNPGDESILYAISSVKHDLKGILINGYGISADSNTNDVVLKLTNRDL, via the coding sequence ATGAAAGAAAGTTACGGAACATTATCACAAACCATTAATGGCTTGAAAAAGGACGGATACCCAATTGATTTTAGTGTGCTTAAGGATAACCTTGTTTGCCAGGGCAATGTAGATACATTTGCTCCTGAAGATTTTAAGATCGATAAAACATTTCGTTTCGAAGGTGCTACAAATCCCGGTGATGAATCTATTCTATATGCCATTTCATCGGTCAAGCATGACTTGAAAGGCATTCTAATAAACGGGTACGGCATTTCTGCAGATAGCAATACAAATGATGTAGTCTTAAAACTTACCAATAGGGACCTATAA
- a CDS encoding BON domain-containing protein codes for MKNYHLKKLSLPLLLTGVMFLASACSHRPSDEDIKARVDKQLQENPDYGSITSSVSDGVLTLQGVCASNGCDSLVESELKDLEGVKRVENMVQMDLETDLTLRTSVQSIISKYKGVQADVAAGVVVLRGSIDKREVEPLMDELKALKPRKLDNQLALK; via the coding sequence ATGAAAAACTATCATCTTAAAAAGCTTTCCCTTCCTCTACTATTGACCGGAGTAATGTTCTTGGCATCAGCCTGTTCTCACCGACCATCTGATGAGGACATCAAGGCAAGAGTTGACAAGCAACTCCAGGAAAATCCGGATTACGGGTCCATTACCTCCTCGGTAAGTGACGGTGTGCTGACCTTACAGGGAGTTTGTGCATCCAATGGCTGCGATAGTCTGGTCGAAAGCGAATTAAAAGATTTGGAAGGGGTGAAACGTGTGGAGAACATGGTCCAAATGGATCTTGAGACGGATCTTACCCTTCGTACCTCAGTCCAGTCCATTATCAGTAAATACAAGGGCGTTCAGGCTGACGTGGCCGCAGGAGTAGTAGTACTGAGGGGATCAATCGATAAAAGAGAAGTGGAGCCTTTGATGGATGAGCTCAAGGCACTTAAGCCCAGAAAACTTGATAATCAACTCGCCTTGAAATAA
- a CDS encoding DUF421 domain-containing protein translates to MENIFFDNWQSILRAFVITVLGYGTLVLAIRISGKRTLAKMNAFDFIVTIALGSCLASVSLNKSVALSEGIIVYATLIGLQFSITWLSVRFNQVKVVIGGKPTLLAYKGKILAKVLKAERITMQEIYVACRANSIFNLDEVEVIVLETTGDITVISKPGSAFPAQTLEDVVHSSFDKTE, encoded by the coding sequence ATGGAAAATATTTTTTTCGATAACTGGCAGAGCATCCTCCGTGCTTTCGTTATAACAGTTTTAGGTTATGGAACGCTGGTTTTGGCGATCCGGATTTCCGGAAAAAGGACCTTGGCCAAGATGAACGCCTTTGATTTTATAGTAACCATCGCTTTAGGATCCTGTTTGGCATCTGTTTCTCTCAATAAGAGTGTGGCATTGTCAGAAGGCATCATAGTTTATGCTACACTGATCGGGCTCCAGTTTTCTATCACATGGCTTTCTGTCCGCTTCAATCAAGTTAAAGTAGTTATAGGGGGAAAGCCCACATTACTGGCTTACAAAGGAAAGATTTTAGCAAAAGTGTTAAAGGCCGAAAGAATAACTATGCAGGAGATATATGTTGCCTGCAGAGCCAACAGCATATTTAACCTGGATGAAGTGGAGGTAATTGTGCTTGAGACCACAGGTGATATTACCGTGATTTCCAAACCTGGCTCCGCTTTCCCTGCACAAACCCTAGAGGATGTCGTTCACTCTTCATTTGATAAAACTGAATGA
- a CDS encoding AI-2E family transporter, with protein sequence MIENKNNTKAVESFNHKVWIASSVVALMIAFLWLFKALFGILLLVLAGVLMAIYFHGCAGLLHRWLKIPYKFAVLASVLLNLVLLSAFFWFVGARLQAQVAELSQTLPGTINHAKDWLKQAPLGDKVLDYFDLSSDSAKTIAVAKQFFSSSFGILSDVYIIVLLGLFFTAGPAEYKTGIIKLLPLKAKAKGNELLEEISKVLKNWIKGQLFGFVFIGVLSGVGLLIIGMPLILTLALVAGLMNFIPNFGPIIALVPAVLLALMEGTTTALIVVCLYTGIQIVQSAVTQPLIQKKMVDIPPALVIFGQVAMGILAGFWGILLATPVIIIIIALTNKLYIERQSVQDAN encoded by the coding sequence ATGATAGAGAATAAAAATAATACCAAAGCGGTAGAAAGCTTCAACCATAAGGTGTGGATAGCGAGTAGTGTAGTAGCTTTGATGATCGCATTTTTATGGCTCTTCAAAGCGCTCTTTGGAATATTGTTGCTGGTACTTGCAGGTGTGCTGATGGCTATCTATTTTCATGGCTGTGCCGGCCTGCTCCATAGATGGCTGAAAATACCATATAAGTTCGCGGTACTTGCTTCTGTGCTGCTCAACCTTGTTCTTTTATCAGCTTTTTTTTGGTTTGTAGGTGCCAGGCTTCAGGCACAGGTTGCTGAACTTTCGCAAACACTGCCCGGCACGATAAACCATGCTAAAGATTGGCTCAAACAGGCTCCATTGGGAGATAAGGTGCTCGATTATTTCGATCTTTCTTCGGATTCTGCCAAAACGATTGCCGTTGCCAAGCAGTTTTTCTCTTCCTCCTTTGGTATTTTGAGTGATGTCTACATTATTGTCTTGCTGGGTTTATTTTTTACTGCAGGGCCGGCTGAATATAAAACAGGTATCATTAAGTTATTGCCCTTAAAAGCAAAAGCTAAGGGAAATGAGTTACTCGAAGAAATAAGCAAGGTACTTAAAAACTGGATTAAGGGGCAGCTTTTCGGTTTTGTATTTATTGGGGTGCTCAGCGGAGTGGGATTGCTCATCATCGGCATGCCCCTGATTCTGACCTTGGCACTCGTGGCAGGCTTGATGAACTTTATCCCAAATTTTGGACCGATCATAGCGCTTGTACCCGCAGTTCTTCTTGCATTGATGGAAGGAACGACCACTGCATTGATTGTGGTATGTCTTTATACGGGAATACAAATTGTTCAAAGTGCGGTGACCCAACCCCTTATACAGAAGAAAATGGTGGACATACCGCCTGCACTTGTTATATTCGGACAGGTGGCAATGGGGATCCTTGCCGGTTTTTGGGGTATTTTACTTGCCACACCTGTGATCATCATTATTATCGCGCTGACCAATAAATTGTACATCGAGCGGCAGTCAGTACAGGATGCCAATTAG
- a CDS encoding YlmC/YmxH family sporulation protein, with amino-acid sequence MNEENKDLYYLEELPDFKVAKENPDVRGWNVLDKDERKVGTVDSLLVSKSAKRVVYLDVLVNESVIAAGHEVYGAQVAGVHEFLNKAGEDHLILPIGMVTIDEAYKIIRSKKITHDTFASTKRFSKGIAINRDYELSVHGTFVPGFPEKTIPEAKNFYDREEFLAY; translated from the coding sequence ATGAATGAAGAAAATAAAGACCTATATTACCTGGAAGAACTACCAGATTTTAAGGTGGCGAAAGAAAATCCTGATGTGAGGGGATGGAATGTTCTGGACAAAGATGAGCGAAAAGTTGGCACAGTAGACAGTTTGCTGGTTAGCAAGTCCGCGAAAAGGGTTGTCTACCTGGATGTGTTGGTAAATGAGAGTGTTATCGCAGCTGGACATGAAGTTTATGGCGCTCAAGTCGCAGGAGTGCATGAGTTTTTGAATAAAGCTGGAGAAGATCACCTCATACTGCCAATAGGTATGGTTACGATAGACGAAGCGTATAAAATCATCCGGTCAAAAAAAATAACGCATGATACATTTGCCAGCACAAAAAGGTTCAGTAAGGGAATAGCCATCAACCGTGATTATGAGCTTAGTGTCCATGGGACCTTTGTTCCAGGATTTCCTGAAAAAACAATCCCCGAAGCAAAAAACTTTTATGACCGTGAAGAATTTTTAGCTTATTAA